Proteins encoded within one genomic window of Candidatus Binatia bacterium:
- a CDS encoding alkaline phosphatase family protein: MSSSRIAALAAACVLSACSLGGTAVPLGEAQIFGSLRATGAGKIRHVIYIVQENRSFNDLFEGYPGAYTVSSGKDSHGRTVVLRPLSLAWRYEIDHSAKAMFADCNGTGKLPGTKCRMDGFDREQTYGAPKSIKYPTYVYAPHKETKPYFDMAHEWVLADRMFQSQLDESFVAHQYIIAAQAHSAVDIPYGPWGCVPGPSNSVNTILHDRTYGPPESACFDYQTLGDELDKAGLSWRFYSSWYGNRSSGDGAIWSSYQAVKHIYEGPDWANIVTPQRRFFKDVAAGKLANFTWITPVCDDSDHTNCGGGYGPSWVAALVNAIGKSKFWDSTVIFVQWDDWGGLYDPVAPPYKDYDGLGFRVPLIAISAYAKRDYVSHEQYETASVLRFAEDLFGLGQLARADRRATSPAADFFDFSQKPRTFVPIKAPRGRGFFLAQPRDYRAPDYE, translated from the coding sequence ATGAGCAGTAGCCGCATAGCCGCGCTCGCCGCGGCGTGCGTGCTGAGCGCGTGTTCCCTCGGCGGCACGGCGGTTCCGCTCGGCGAGGCGCAGATATTCGGGAGCCTGCGCGCGACCGGCGCGGGCAAGATTCGGCACGTCATCTACATCGTGCAGGAGAATCGCAGCTTCAACGACCTGTTCGAAGGCTATCCCGGCGCGTACACCGTCTCGAGCGGTAAGGATTCGCATGGCCGGACCGTCGTGCTACGCCCCTTGAGTCTCGCGTGGCGCTACGAGATCGACCATTCCGCCAAGGCGATGTTCGCCGACTGCAACGGAACCGGGAAGCTTCCCGGCACCAAGTGCCGGATGGACGGATTCGATCGCGAGCAGACCTACGGCGCGCCGAAGAGCATCAAGTATCCGACGTACGTCTACGCGCCGCACAAAGAGACCAAGCCGTACTTCGACATGGCGCACGAGTGGGTGCTCGCCGATCGCATGTTCCAGTCGCAGCTCGACGAGAGCTTCGTGGCGCACCAGTACATCATTGCCGCGCAGGCGCACTCCGCCGTCGACATCCCGTACGGTCCGTGGGGATGCGTGCCTGGGCCGAGCAACAGCGTCAATACGATCTTGCACGATCGCACGTACGGTCCGCCGGAATCGGCGTGCTTCGACTATCAGACGCTGGGCGACGAGCTCGACAAGGCGGGGCTGTCGTGGCGCTTCTATTCGAGCTGGTACGGCAACCGTTCCAGCGGCGACGGCGCGATTTGGTCGAGCTATCAGGCCGTGAAACATATCTACGAGGGGCCCGATTGGGCGAACATCGTCACCCCGCAGAGGCGATTCTTCAAAGACGTCGCCGCCGGGAAGCTCGCGAACTTCACGTGGATCACTCCGGTCTGCGACGACTCGGATCACACGAACTGCGGGGGCGGATACGGACCATCGTGGGTCGCGGCGCTCGTCAACGCGATCGGCAAGAGCAAGTTCTGGGACTCGACCGTGATCTTCGTGCAGTGGGATGACTGGGGCGGATTGTACGATCCGGTTGCGCCGCCGTACAAAGACTACGACGGCCTGGGCTTCCGGGTTCCGTTGATCGCGATCTCCGCGTACGCTAAGCGCGACTACGTGTCGCACGAGCAGTACGAGACGGCCAGCGTGCTGCGCTTTGCGGAGGATCTCTTCGGTTTGGGGCAGCTTGCGAGAGCGGACCGGCGCGCCACGTCGCCGGCCGCCGACTTTTTCGACTTTTCGCAGAAACCGCGCACGTTCGTGCCGATCAAGGCGCCGCGCGGGCGCGGCTTTTTCCTTGCGCAGCCCCGCGATTATCGCGCGCCCGACTACGAATAA
- a CDS encoding S8 family serine peptidase, with product MNGTIKLVAPLIAALAIAACSSGGSSMPAAGSTGQSALTQAHGIVPDWLAKGQARPVCPQVTGRPTCLALTQRGIQPECTGATCGWAPIDLQTRYKLPITKGSGQIVAIIDAGDNPSVATSLSTYRTTFGLGTANFKKYNQSGQQSNYPTYTGWSVEIALDVEMVSATCPLCTIYLVEANSSSSTDLDTAELEAVTLGAHIVSNSWICYGSISCVTNSDFDQPGVVYTAGSGDAGYGQNGAPEALDTVVSVGGTQLAKSGSTYTETIWNGAGGGCATGETKPSWQHDPSCTSRTDSDVSAEAGCSPGVSVYDQYDGGWGGVCGTSAATPMAAAIFGLAGNASSQDAGKKFWSLNGRHRNRDLHPILVGNDGSCGGSYLCTAGTHQDKTYSGPGGWGSPKGIGAF from the coding sequence GTGAACGGAACCATAAAACTTGTGGCGCCGCTGATCGCGGCGCTCGCCATCGCCGCTTGTAGTTCGGGCGGCTCTTCTATGCCGGCCGCCGGCTCAACCGGTCAATCTGCGCTGACTCAAGCGCACGGCATCGTGCCGGACTGGCTCGCCAAGGGCCAGGCGCGACCTGTTTGCCCACAGGTGACCGGCCGGCCTACCTGCCTCGCTCTCACCCAGCGCGGAATCCAGCCGGAATGCACCGGCGCGACCTGCGGCTGGGCGCCGATCGATCTCCAGACGCGCTATAAGCTGCCGATCACCAAGGGATCGGGCCAGATCGTCGCGATCATCGACGCGGGCGACAATCCCAGCGTGGCGACGTCCCTCTCGACGTATCGCACCACGTTCGGACTCGGTACGGCCAACTTCAAGAAGTACAATCAGAGCGGACAGCAGAGCAACTATCCCACCTACACCGGCTGGTCGGTTGAGATCGCACTCGACGTCGAGATGGTCTCAGCGACCTGCCCGCTCTGCACGATCTATCTCGTTGAGGCGAACAGCTCGAGCTCGACCGACCTCGACACGGCAGAGTTAGAGGCCGTGACGCTCGGAGCGCACATCGTCAGCAACAGCTGGATCTGCTACGGCTCGATCAGCTGCGTCACCAATTCGGACTTCGATCAGCCGGGCGTGGTCTACACGGCCGGGTCGGGCGACGCCGGCTACGGGCAGAACGGCGCGCCGGAAGCGCTCGACACCGTCGTCTCGGTCGGCGGCACGCAGCTGGCGAAGAGCGGCTCGACGTACACCGAAACGATCTGGAACGGCGCCGGCGGCGGTTGCGCCACGGGCGAAACCAAGCCGTCATGGCAGCACGATCCGAGCTGCACGTCGCGCACCGACTCGGACGTCTCGGCGGAAGCCGGATGCAGCCCGGGCGTCTCCGTCTACGATCAGTATGACGGCGGATGGGGCGGCGTGTGCGGCACGAGCGCCGCGACGCCGATGGCGGCCGCGATCTTCGGCCTCGCCGGCAACGCGAGCTCGCAGGATGCGGGAAAGAAGTTCTGGTCGCTCAACGGTAGGCACCGCAACCGCGACCTGCACCCGATTCTCGTCGGCAACGACGGGTCGTGCGGCGGAAGCTACCTCTGCACGGCGGGCACGCATCAGGACAAGACCTACTCCGGTCCGGGCGGCTGGGGAAGCCCGAAGGGCATCGGCGCGTTCTAA
- a CDS encoding peptidase S8: MNGTIKLMAPLIAALAIAACSSGGSNIPSTSAVPGQSVFTQARVMPEWLAKNEAHAACPQVVGQPTCLALIKNGPQPLCSPSSTCGFTPKDLETVYKLPITKGSGQIVAIVDAGDHPDAATDLAKYRTQFGLGTASFKKYNQNGQQSNYPTYTGWHLEIDLDIDMVSAACPLCTIYLVEANSASSTDLDTAEVEAVKLGAHIISNSWICYGSINCVNNSDFDTSGVAYLAASGDAGYGQNGAPEALDSVISVGGTQLAKSGSTYTESAWNGAGGGCATGETKPSWQHDPGCTSRTDSDVSSEAGCSPGVAEYDTLSGGWTGVCGTSAASPLNAAVFGLAGNASTRQSGKGFWTLRARKLRRDLHDIKTGNDGSCGGSYLCTDGTGQFKTYAGPTGWGTPKGIGAY; the protein is encoded by the coding sequence GTGAACGGAACCATAAAACTCATGGCGCCGCTGATTGCGGCGCTCGCCATCGCTGCCTGTAGCTCGGGCGGCTCGAACATTCCGAGCACCTCGGCTGTGCCCGGTCAATCCGTGTTCACGCAGGCCCGAGTTATGCCGGAGTGGCTTGCGAAGAACGAAGCCCACGCGGCTTGCCCGCAGGTCGTCGGACAGCCGACCTGCCTCGCGCTGATCAAGAACGGACCCCAACCGCTGTGCAGTCCCTCGAGCACCTGCGGCTTCACGCCCAAGGATCTCGAAACGGTCTACAAACTGCCGATCACCAAGGGATCCGGCCAGATCGTGGCGATCGTCGACGCCGGCGATCATCCCGACGCCGCGACGGACCTCGCGAAGTATCGCACGCAGTTCGGCCTCGGAACGGCCAGCTTCAAGAAGTACAACCAAAACGGACAGCAGAGCAACTATCCGACGTACACCGGCTGGCACCTCGAGATCGATCTCGACATCGACATGGTCTCGGCGGCCTGCCCGCTCTGCACGATCTATCTCGTCGAGGCGAACAGCGCGAGCTCGACCGACCTCGACACGGCTGAGGTCGAAGCCGTGAAGCTGGGCGCGCACATCATCAGCAACAGCTGGATCTGCTACGGCTCGATCAATTGCGTCAACAATTCGGACTTCGATACGTCGGGCGTTGCATATCTCGCCGCGTCGGGTGACGCCGGCTACGGACAGAACGGCGCGCCGGAAGCCCTCGACTCGGTCATCTCGGTCGGCGGCACGCAACTCGCCAAGAGCGGATCGACCTACACCGAATCGGCCTGGAACGGCGCCGGCGGCGGTTGCGCCACCGGCGAAACCAAGCCGTCGTGGCAGCACGATCCGGGCTGCACGTCGCGCACCGACTCCGACGTCTCCTCCGAGGCCGGCTGCTCGCCGGGCGTGGCGGAGTACGACACGCTGTCGGGCGGCTGGACCGGCGTCTGCGGCACCAGCGCGGCTTCGCCGCTTAATGCCGCCGTCTTCGGCCTCGCCGGCAACGCCAGCACGCGCCAGAGCGGTAAGGGGTTCTGGACCCTGAGAGCCCGGAAGCTCCGGCGCGACCTCCACGACATCAAGACCGGCAACGACGGCTCGTGCGGCGGGAGCTACCTCTGCACGGACGGCACGGGTCAGTTCAAGACCTACGCCGGTCCGACGGGCTGGGGAACGCCGAAGGGCATCGGCGCGTACTAA
- a CDS encoding peptidase S8 — protein sequence MNGTIKLAAPLVIAVALAACNAGGLSSSVPATGGQTGSALQNSTLEAAGYRRICADTRPGYMNCDVLAMNKVQPGVAGLAPVDFQTAYRLPITKGSGQIVAIVDAFDNPTAASDLAKYRTNFGLGTASFTKYNQSGQQSHYPQVNKNWGVEEDLDIEMVSASCPLCTIYLIEANDNTTTNLYAAEKEAVKLGAHVISNSWGGGGGSSSGSAFNASGVTYLASAGDNGYGTQDPMDYDTVVSVGGTELSKQGSTYKEQIWPFSGGGCSVETKPSWQHDPKCTERTANDISAVASNVAEYDTAYGGWIVIGGTSVSSPLMGGVYGLAGNASSRQSGKPFWTLSARKLKHTLHDITLGGVIHCPPSLAGGYLCVAGTKQYKTYSGPGGWGSPNGIGAF from the coding sequence GTGAACGGAACTATCAAACTGGCGGCGCCGCTCGTCATAGCGGTCGCCCTCGCGGCGTGCAACGCGGGCGGATTATCGTCCAGCGTTCCCGCGACCGGCGGCCAGACCGGCAGCGCGCTACAGAACTCGACCCTCGAGGCGGCCGGCTATCGTCGCATCTGCGCGGACACGCGCCCCGGCTACATGAACTGCGATGTCCTGGCGATGAACAAGGTTCAACCCGGCGTGGCGGGCTTGGCGCCGGTCGATTTCCAGACGGCGTACCGGCTGCCGATCACGAAGGGGTCAGGCCAAATCGTTGCGATCGTCGACGCCTTCGACAATCCCACCGCCGCATCCGATCTCGCGAAGTACCGCACGAACTTCGGGCTCGGAACGGCCAGCTTTACCAAATACAACCAGAGCGGCCAGCAGAGTCACTACCCGCAGGTCAATAAAAACTGGGGCGTCGAGGAAGACCTCGACATCGAGATGGTCTCGGCGTCGTGTCCGCTCTGCACGATCTATCTGATCGAAGCCAACGACAACACGACGACCAATCTTTACGCGGCCGAGAAAGAGGCCGTCAAGCTCGGCGCGCACGTCATCAGCAACAGCTGGGGCGGCGGCGGCGGAAGCTCGTCGGGCAGCGCGTTCAACGCATCCGGCGTAACGTACCTCGCGAGCGCCGGCGACAACGGCTACGGCACGCAGGACCCGATGGACTACGACACCGTCGTCTCCGTCGGCGGAACCGAGCTTTCGAAGCAAGGCTCGACGTACAAGGAGCAGATCTGGCCCTTCAGCGGCGGCGGCTGCTCGGTCGAGACCAAGCCGTCGTGGCAGCACGATCCGAAGTGCACCGAGCGCACTGCCAACGACATCTCGGCGGTTGCGTCGAACGTCGCCGAATACGATACCGCCTACGGCGGCTGGATCGTCATCGGCGGCACGAGCGTCTCCTCGCCGCTGATGGGCGGCGTCTACGGCCTTGCGGGCAACGCAAGCAGCCGTCAGAGCGGTAAGCCGTTCTGGACGCTCTCGGCCAGGAAGCTTAAGCACACCCTCCACGACATCACGCTCGGCGGAGTGATCCATTGCCCGCCGAGCCTCGCAGGCGGCTACCTCTGCGTCGCGGGGACCAAACAGTACAAGACCTACTCAGGCCCCGGCGGGTGGGGTTCACCCAACGGCATCGGTGCGTTCTAG